The genomic stretch GGggcctttcccagcagcagtggGAATCTTCACCTCTCAAGTGAAATGTCTTTCAGTTAAATAGTTGAAACACAGCGTTCTTTATCCAAAATGGCAATCAGTGAAATTGTTGAGGGGGAGGGACCCTGCCTTGCAGGTTCAGTTCACCCTTCCTTTTCACCTCTGCAATATCTCATTTTAACAGTTCTGGGTACTGAAACCTCCCTTCCCCAATTGAATTTGCCGAAAAAGAAGAATGAACCAAAAATCTGTCCTTTCAGACTTTCTTTATATGGCAGAAAATATGCAGGAGACGCAAGCTCAGTTCTTAAGTCTTCCAGGTTATCTTTTGGAGCAGCTATATATCAAGGCAACAAGTATTAATATAAGCTAGTTTTCTTCATGATTCTCAAAAATTCTTGCTCACTTActtctccatctccatctcgATCAGCTTCATCAATCATTTCCTACAAAACATATTGTGCATTTGATCAGCCACTGGACTCTGAACACAAGATCTTCCATtcattaaaacaacaacaaatcagAAGCACTTCATGTGAAAATGTAACTATGAATTTGAttgttctttgtatttctgaCCTCTCAGCTCTTTTTGCAAAGGAACAAATTTCCACCCAATCTTTAGGAACTACAGGATTGGTCTGTGCCTGATGGAAAAGCTCTAGCAAATCAGAATTTACCTGAAGTTCTTCATCTGTTAAAttttctcccagctccttggcaACTCTTTTCAAGTTTTTGAATGAAATTTTTCCTGTCCCATCATCATCAAATAATCTGAAAGCTTTCAAGATTTCTTCTTTGGA from Balearica regulorum gibbericeps isolate bBalReg1 chromosome 4, bBalReg1.pri, whole genome shotgun sequence encodes the following:
- the LOC104639291 gene encoding uncharacterized protein LOC104639291 isoform X2 — its product is MRALGFEPKKEEIKKMIADIDKEGSGTIDFEDFLAMMTQKMSEKDSKEEILKAFRLFDDDGTGKISFKNLKRVAKELGENLTDEELQEMIDEADRDGDGEVSEQEFLRIMKKTSLY